Proteins found in one Sardina pilchardus chromosome 3, fSarPil1.1, whole genome shotgun sequence genomic segment:
- the spsb3a gene encoding SPRY domain-containing SOCS box protein 3a isoform X1 yields MSPAGHSVLAGMSRRSRNSRAWRYVWSGIRRDADARALIQASETEYSDSDSEVEFPAAVPPVPSAVPVTGESYCSCDSQIEASCNPRLRGFTHIHDCHCGEDDQDFDWVWDDDSRSAATLLSCENRKVSFHSEYSCGTAAIRGSKELTDGQHFWEIKMTSPVYGTDMMVGIGTSDVNLDKYRHTFCSLLGKDEESWGLSYTGLLHHKGDKVSFSSRFGQGSIIGVHLDTWHGTLTFFKNRKCIGVAATELQNKHVFPMACSTAAKSSMKLIRSVSAPTSLQYLCCSRLRKLLPSGTDALGVLPLPPGLRQLLHSKLGWVLTLDHMQNHTQPHGHMHTPPGPSSSSDSEGCTSDPEACQRKRCRWT; encoded by the exons CAGGCCATTCTGTCCTAGCTGGTATGTCAAGAAGAAGCAGGAATAGTCGGGCGTGGCGTTACGTTTGGAGTGGTATTCGGCGGGATGCGGACGCACGAGCTCTCATTCAGGCCTCGGAGACTGAG TACAGTGACTCGGACTCTGAAGTGGAGTTTCCTGCAGCAGTGCCCCCTGTGCCAAGTGCTGTTCCCGTGACTGGGGAGTCCTACTGTAGCTGTGACTCGCAGATCGAGGCCAGCTGCAACCCCCGCCTGCGtggcttcacacacatacatgactgTCATTGTGGAGAGGATGACCAGG ATTTTGACTGGGTGTGGGACGACGACAGCCGATCAGCGGCGACGCTGCTTAGTTGTGAGAACAGGAAGGTGAGCTTCCACTCTGAGTACAGCTGCGGCACAGCGGCCATCAGAGGCTCCAAAGAGCTCACAGATGGACAGCACTTCTGGGAGATCAAGATGACATCTCCCGTCTATGGGACCGACATG ATGGTGGGGATTGGAACTTCAGACGTGAACCTAgataaatacagacacacattctgCAGCTTACTAGGCAAGGATGAAGAGAGCTGGGGCTTATCTTATACAG gtcttctTCATCATAAAGGTGACAAGGTCAGCTTCTCATCACGCTTCGGTCAAGGCTCCATCATCGGAGTACACTTGGACACCTGGCACGGCACACTTACATTCTTCAAGAATCGAAAGTGCATAG GTGTGGCTGCGACAGAGTTGCAGAACAAGCACGTGTTCCCCATGGCGTGCAGCACCGCGGCCAAGAGCAGCATGAAGCTCATCCGCTCCGTGTCGGCGCCCACCTCCCTGCAGTACCTGTGCTGCTCGCGCCTGCGGAAGCTCCTGCCGTCCGGGACTGACGCCCTGGGGGTGCTGCCTCTGCCACCGGGCCTCCGGCAGCTGCTCCACTCCAAGCTGGGCTGGGTCCTCACCCTGGACCACATGCAGAACCACACGCAGCCCCACGGCCACATGCACACGCCTCCTGGGCCGTCCTCCAGCAGCGACTCGGAGGGCTGCACCTCCGACCCGGAGGCCTGCCAAAGGAAGCGCTGTCGTTGGACCtga
- the spsb3a gene encoding SPRY domain-containing SOCS box protein 3a isoform X2, whose amino-acid sequence MSRRSRNSRAWRYVWSGIRRDADARALIQASETEYSDSDSEVEFPAAVPPVPSAVPVTGESYCSCDSQIEASCNPRLRGFTHIHDCHCGEDDQDFDWVWDDDSRSAATLLSCENRKVSFHSEYSCGTAAIRGSKELTDGQHFWEIKMTSPVYGTDMMVGIGTSDVNLDKYRHTFCSLLGKDEESWGLSYTGLLHHKGDKVSFSSRFGQGSIIGVHLDTWHGTLTFFKNRKCIGVAATELQNKHVFPMACSTAAKSSMKLIRSVSAPTSLQYLCCSRLRKLLPSGTDALGVLPLPPGLRQLLHSKLGWVLTLDHMQNHTQPHGHMHTPPGPSSSSDSEGCTSDPEACQRKRCRWT is encoded by the exons ATGTCAAGAAGAAGCAGGAATAGTCGGGCGTGGCGTTACGTTTGGAGTGGTATTCGGCGGGATGCGGACGCACGAGCTCTCATTCAGGCCTCGGAGACTGAG TACAGTGACTCGGACTCTGAAGTGGAGTTTCCTGCAGCAGTGCCCCCTGTGCCAAGTGCTGTTCCCGTGACTGGGGAGTCCTACTGTAGCTGTGACTCGCAGATCGAGGCCAGCTGCAACCCCCGCCTGCGtggcttcacacacatacatgactgTCATTGTGGAGAGGATGACCAGG ATTTTGACTGGGTGTGGGACGACGACAGCCGATCAGCGGCGACGCTGCTTAGTTGTGAGAACAGGAAGGTGAGCTTCCACTCTGAGTACAGCTGCGGCACAGCGGCCATCAGAGGCTCCAAAGAGCTCACAGATGGACAGCACTTCTGGGAGATCAAGATGACATCTCCCGTCTATGGGACCGACATG ATGGTGGGGATTGGAACTTCAGACGTGAACCTAgataaatacagacacacattctgCAGCTTACTAGGCAAGGATGAAGAGAGCTGGGGCTTATCTTATACAG gtcttctTCATCATAAAGGTGACAAGGTCAGCTTCTCATCACGCTTCGGTCAAGGCTCCATCATCGGAGTACACTTGGACACCTGGCACGGCACACTTACATTCTTCAAGAATCGAAAGTGCATAG GTGTGGCTGCGACAGAGTTGCAGAACAAGCACGTGTTCCCCATGGCGTGCAGCACCGCGGCCAAGAGCAGCATGAAGCTCATCCGCTCCGTGTCGGCGCCCACCTCCCTGCAGTACCTGTGCTGCTCGCGCCTGCGGAAGCTCCTGCCGTCCGGGACTGACGCCCTGGGGGTGCTGCCTCTGCCACCGGGCCTCCGGCAGCTGCTCCACTCCAAGCTGGGCTGGGTCCTCACCCTGGACCACATGCAGAACCACACGCAGCCCCACGGCCACATGCACACGCCTCCTGGGCCGTCCTCCAGCAGCGACTCGGAGGGCTGCACCTCCGACCCGGAGGCCTGCCAAAGGAAGCGCTGTCGTTGGACCtga